The following are encoded together in the Peromyscus leucopus breed LL Stock chromosome 1, UCI_PerLeu_2.1, whole genome shotgun sequence genome:
- the LOC114687734 gene encoding olfactory receptor 14A2-like encodes MPNFTRITGFTLTGFSDIQELQTVCGVSFLVMYLAILMSNFLIITLITLDMKLQTPMYFFLKNLSLFDIFLVSVPIPNFFVNSLTHNNSISVQGCAFQILLMTSFSAGEIFVLTVMSYDRYIAICCPLQYEVIMNSGICALMVVVSWVTGVLFGTVYTTGTFSMPFCGSNVIPQFFCDVPSLLRISCSETLGVIYTSIGIGMFLCMSCFICVVISYFYIFSTVLKIPTAKGQSKAFSTCIPHLTVFTVFIATACFVYLKPPSDVPSITDRLFSVLYTVLPPALNPLIYSLRNSDVKCALKRLQQNLCPRSSLHLTLQNICQWYSASQVTSKMFNS; translated from the coding sequence ATGCCTAACTTCACTAGAATAACAGGATTCACCCTCACGGGGTTTTCAGACATCCAGGAGCTACAGACTGTCTGTGGAGTGTCTTTCCTGGTAATGTACCTAGCAATCCTGATGAGTAACTTCCTCATCATCACTCTCATCACTTTAGACATGAAGCTCCAAACACCCATGTATTTCTTCCTGAAGAATTTGTCCCTTTTTGATATCTTCCTTGTGTCTGTCCCAATCCCAAATTTCTTTGTAAATAGCCTAACTCACAACaattccatttctgttcagggtTGTGCCTTCCAGATACTTTTAATGACTTCCTTCTCAGCAGgagagatatttgtcctgactgtcaTGTCCTATGACCGCTATATTGCCATCTGCTGTCCCCTGCAATATGAAGTCATTATGAATAGTGGAATCTGTGCACTGATGGTGGTTGTATCCTGGGTCACTGGGGTACTCTTTGGGACTGTCTACACAACCGGCACATTTTCCATGCCTTTCTGTGGCTCCAATGTGATTCCACAGTTTTTCTGTGATGTCCCCTCATTGCTAAGAATTTCCTGCTCTGAAACACTTGGTGTAATTTATACAAGTATTGGAATTGGCATGTTTCTATGCATGTCTTGCTTTATCTGTGTGGTGATCTCttacttttacattttctccACTGTGTTGAAAATTCCTACTGCTAAAGGTCAGTCCAAAGCATTTTCCACTTGCATTCCCCACCTCACTGTTTTCACTGTTTTTATAGCTACTGCCTGCTTTGTCTATTTGAAGCCTCCCTCAGATGTACCATCAATCACAGACAGGCTCTTTTCTGTGCTCTATACTGTACTACCTCCAGCACTCAATCCGTtgatctacagcctgaggaacagtGATGTCAAATGTGCTCTGAAGAGGTTGCAGCAAAATCTCTGCCCAAGGAGTTCACTTCATTTAACACTCCAAAATATCTGTCAGTGGTATAGTGCCTCACAAGTTACAAGCAAGATGTTTAATTCTTGA